One region of Astyanax mexicanus isolate ESR-SI-001 unplaced genomic scaffold, AstMex3_surface scaffold_41, whole genome shotgun sequence genomic DNA includes:
- the LOC125794543 gene encoding cationic amino acid transporter 2-like gives MALVFDLKALVDMMSIGTLFAYTLVAICILILRYQADPNEMNYEQKWNLLRPPSSPTSTSSSVVSYLTICTIALAVVLSVILTKGIQSVGEWWMILIITVALLCLLITVIIIWRQPQSGVKAAFMVPLLPVLPVVSTFVNVYLMVQLGADTWIRYAVWMAIGKMNISSWGFHCCVGKFF, from the exons ATGGCTCTGGTGTTTGATCTGAAGGCTCTGGTGGACATGATGTCCATTGGGACACTGTTTGCCTACACCCTGGTGGCCATCTGTATCCTCATCCTCAG ATACCAAGCAGATCCAAATGAGATGAACTACGAGCAGAAGTGGAATCTTCTACGGCCGCCGTCTTCACCAACCTCAACAAGTTCAAGCGTCGTGTCGTACCTGACCATCTGCACCA ttgcTCTTGCAGTGGTTCTGAGTGTGATCCTGACTAAGGGAATACAGTCGGTGGGCGAGTGGTGGATGATCCTGATCATCACCGTAGCTCTGCTGTGTCTACTCATCACCGTTATCATCATCTGGAGGCAACCACAGAGCGGCGTCAAAGCTGCCTTCATG GTTCCTCTGCTGCCGGTGCTTCCTGTGGTTAGCACCTTTGTGAATGTTTATCTGATGGTTCAGCTGGGAGCAGATACGTGGATCCGCTACGCCGTCTGGATGGCAATAGGTAAGATGAACATCTCAAGCTGGGGTTTCCACTGTTGTGTTGGaaagtttttttaa